One Mycolicibacterium fortuitum subsp. fortuitum genomic window carries:
- a CDS encoding thioesterase II family protein: MTGPDTQITVKPWVKRYPGAESTSATLVFPHAGGAAVAYRGFGMALAAAGTDAYVMQYPQRGDRLSHPAPPTVGDLAKDLFEAGDWAGIGSLRLFGHCMGAVVAFEFARIAERSGIAIDAVWVSASEAPSAVAAAPALPMAESEILAEMVDLGGTDEALLADEDFVELLLMAVRADYAAFNRYACDADVTIAADIYALGGDRDHRISEDMLRRWETHTTGAYTCSMFDGGHFYLNSQLEDVAELVNEL, encoded by the coding sequence GTGACTGGGCCGGATACCCAGATCACCGTCAAGCCCTGGGTGAAGCGCTATCCGGGGGCCGAGAGCACAAGCGCCACACTGGTATTCCCGCATGCCGGGGGAGCAGCCGTGGCCTATCGCGGATTCGGCATGGCGCTGGCCGCGGCCGGGACCGATGCCTACGTCATGCAGTACCCGCAACGTGGCGACCGGCTGTCCCATCCGGCACCGCCCACGGTGGGCGATCTCGCCAAGGATCTCTTCGAGGCGGGCGACTGGGCCGGGATCGGGTCACTCCGGTTGTTCGGCCACTGCATGGGCGCGGTCGTGGCCTTCGAATTCGCCCGGATCGCCGAACGTTCCGGGATCGCGATCGATGCGGTGTGGGTGTCGGCCAGCGAGGCGCCGTCAGCGGTGGCGGCCGCTCCCGCGCTACCGATGGCCGAATCCGAGATTCTGGCCGAGATGGTCGATCTCGGCGGTACCGATGAGGCGTTGCTCGCCGACGAGGATTTCGTCGAGCTGTTGCTCATGGCAGTTCGCGCCGACTATGCGGCGTTCAACCGCTACGCGTGTGACGCCGACGTCACGATCGCCGCGGACATCTATGCCCTCGGTGGCGACCGCGACCACCGCATCAGCGAGGACATGTTGCGGCGCTGGGAAACTCACACCACCGGCGCCTACACATGCTCGATGTTCGACGGCGGGCATTTCTACCTCAACAGCCAGCTCGAGGATGTGGCGGAGCTGGTGAATGAGCTCTAG
- a CDS encoding non-ribosomal peptide synthetase gives MVSADSAAPRSSDARLELMRRKLAERGLASAPGESGRAGADTAPVDPTVLSDGQRRMWFVQGFDPSGVLLNICLSYRLDGVIDAEKLHDALNAVARRHPILRTTYHADENGEPTATVHDDLTPGWTVHDLSDKSARARKLRLEVLAQREFGAAFDLSADSPLRITLIKTGPSEHVMLLVAHHIAWDDGSWRVFFTDLTRAYGGAQLAETPRVPVAGTGGGDEDLAYWREVLADPPEPLELPGPAGSVVPSGFRSQRSTVRLPAETVRQVSALARETGATPYMVLLAAFGALVYRYTHTGDFLVATPVLNRDTDETIGYYGNTVAMRLRPQGSAGFRDLVEATRDTAIGAFAHQRVNLDRVVAELNPDRRHGAERMTRVSFGFRESDGGGFRPDGVTCERADLRGQHTQLPLGFMVELDADGAVVEAEHLTEVMDADLAAQMLRHFAVLLDSALAEPDKPLARLDLFTAEDAEWMRAVSTGEQFDTPATTLATLVTEQAARTPDAIAVVYEGRHYSYREINESANRVAHWLIEQGIGTEDRVAVLLEKSPELVITALGIVKAGAVYLPVDPTYPEDRLTYILSDSDPKTILREPVDGLAEYPATDPTDAERVRPLHPDNTAYLIYTSGSTGLPKGVPVPHRPIAEYFVWFGGDYQVSEDERLLQVASQSFDVSIGEIFGMLAAGARLVIPKPGGLGDIGYLTDLLRDEGITSMHFVPSLLGLFLSLPGVNEWRTLQRVPIGGEALPGEIADKFRSTFDALLHNFYGPTETVLNCTRYKVEGKQGARIVPIGTPKINTTIHLLDDALQPVPVGVIGEIYIGGTHVAHGYHDRPRLTAERFVADPFNPGGRMYRSGDLARRNADGDIEFVGRADEQVKVRGFRIELGEVSAAISVDPSVGQAVVVVSDLPSLGKSLVAYITPAAGAERVEVDRIRARVTAALPEYMVPAAFVELPEIPITAHGKIDRRALPEPEIRSATEFRAPETETEHEIVALFGELLERDGVGADDSFFDLGGHSLLATKLVAAVRARCGVELGVADVFENATVAGLAARVDELRASGVGAGLPAIVAGRHDEPSQMSAAQHRQWFQFRIDGPNPVNNVPFAARLTGPCDVEALASAVGDVVARHEILRTTYREIDGVPYQVVNPAGPVTVRRAAGSGEDWLQDELDAERRYCFDLENEWPIRAAILSLGYSGDSCSSRAQHVLSLVVHHIAADHWSGAVLFTDLMTAYHARRTGGSPDWAPLPVQYADFADWQAEVLAGDSERIGEQRDYWTKQLAGLSADPDVENGLQPDFPRPPVPTGEGKALDFTIDAAIRGKLVELARELGVTEFMVLQAAVAIALHKAGQGTDIALGTPVAGRTAPELDALIGFFINIVVLRNDLSGNPTLREVLRRSRDMALAAYKNQDLPFDRVVDAVSPVRSLSRNPLFGVVVHVREDLPPEQVIDSGPDGETRFTALEPTFDVAHADLSLNFFAEASAGYRGTVIYRTELYEAATAQRLVGWLHRIVGAFADDADQTVRDIAVVDAAERELLVDDWSRKAVPPAGLPQTDGADRVYVLDEWRQPAGIGVVGDIYYAGGSVDEADGAAAGVGADRFAPNPFGDGRLYRTGDRGRWTTDGRLEPVTRGEPRLQAALEALDGVAAAATRYWEGRGIPTLAGYLVLEPGTVDTETALHTARSALPEEFADAVLTVVDTIEPATLTRPSARATAPSEPPATPTEETLAAMLVALLGVTDVGRYDDFFTLGGDSILAVQLAARARDAGVAMTARMVFEHPGLADLAAAVDAAGVNGRTTDVHHEPMSASGLSPDELAALTAGWGQDQGIST, from the coding sequence ATGGTTAGTGCCGATTCGGCGGCCCCCCGCTCCTCTGACGCGCGTCTGGAGCTGATGCGGCGCAAGCTTGCCGAGCGGGGCCTGGCCTCAGCACCGGGGGAGTCCGGTCGAGCAGGCGCCGACACCGCACCGGTCGATCCCACGGTGCTGTCGGACGGGCAGCGCCGGATGTGGTTCGTGCAGGGATTCGATCCCAGCGGGGTGCTGCTCAACATCTGCCTGTCCTACCGGCTGGATGGGGTGATCGATGCCGAGAAGCTGCACGACGCCCTGAACGCGGTGGCCCGGCGGCATCCGATCCTGCGCACCACCTACCACGCCGACGAGAACGGCGAACCGACGGCAACGGTGCACGACGATTTGACCCCGGGGTGGACGGTCCATGACCTGTCCGACAAGTCCGCCCGGGCTCGCAAGCTGCGTCTCGAGGTGCTGGCGCAGCGTGAGTTCGGCGCAGCCTTCGACCTGAGCGCTGACTCTCCGCTGCGGATCACGCTGATCAAGACCGGTCCGAGTGAACACGTGATGCTGCTGGTGGCGCACCACATCGCCTGGGACGACGGCTCGTGGCGGGTGTTCTTCACCGATCTCACCCGTGCCTACGGCGGGGCGCAACTCGCCGAGACACCGCGCGTACCGGTGGCCGGCACCGGCGGCGGCGACGAAGATCTGGCGTACTGGCGTGAGGTGCTGGCCGACCCGCCTGAGCCACTGGAGCTGCCCGGTCCCGCGGGTTCGGTGGTGCCCAGCGGTTTTCGGTCCCAGCGCAGCACGGTCCGGTTGCCCGCCGAGACCGTCCGACAGGTGTCGGCATTGGCCCGCGAGACCGGCGCCACGCCGTACATGGTGCTGCTCGCGGCGTTCGGCGCACTCGTCTACCGCTATACCCACACCGGCGATTTCCTGGTCGCCACGCCGGTTCTGAACCGCGACACCGACGAAACCATCGGCTACTACGGCAACACGGTCGCGATGCGACTGCGGCCGCAGGGCAGCGCCGGATTCCGCGACCTCGTCGAGGCCACCCGCGACACAGCCATCGGTGCGTTCGCGCATCAGCGGGTCAATCTCGACCGGGTGGTGGCCGAACTCAACCCGGACCGGCGCCATGGTGCCGAGCGGATGACCCGGGTCAGCTTCGGGTTCCGCGAGTCCGACGGTGGTGGGTTCCGCCCGGACGGCGTGACGTGCGAGCGTGCCGACCTGCGCGGCCAGCACACCCAGCTGCCATTGGGTTTCATGGTCGAACTCGACGCCGACGGCGCGGTGGTCGAGGCCGAGCACCTCACCGAGGTGATGGATGCCGATCTGGCCGCGCAGATGCTGCGGCACTTCGCCGTGCTGCTCGACAGTGCACTCGCCGAGCCCGACAAGCCGCTGGCACGGCTGGACCTGTTCACCGCCGAAGACGCCGAGTGGATGCGCGCGGTGTCGACCGGAGAGCAGTTCGACACGCCGGCAACCACATTGGCGACGCTGGTCACCGAGCAAGCTGCCCGTACCCCCGACGCGATCGCGGTGGTCTACGAGGGACGTCACTACAGTTACCGCGAGATCAACGAGTCGGCGAACCGGGTGGCGCACTGGCTGATCGAGCAGGGGATCGGTACCGAGGACCGAGTCGCCGTGCTCTTGGAGAAATCACCGGAGCTCGTCATCACCGCCCTCGGCATCGTCAAGGCGGGCGCGGTGTACCTGCCGGTCGACCCGACGTACCCCGAGGACCGGCTCACCTACATCCTCTCCGACTCCGACCCGAAAACCATTCTGCGGGAACCGGTCGACGGTCTGGCGGAGTATCCGGCGACCGATCCGACCGATGCCGAGCGGGTCCGTCCGTTGCACCCCGACAACACCGCGTACCTGATCTACACCTCGGGCTCGACCGGCCTGCCCAAGGGTGTGCCGGTGCCGCACCGGCCGATCGCGGAGTATTTCGTGTGGTTCGGCGGCGATTACCAGGTGAGCGAGGACGAACGACTGCTGCAGGTCGCGTCGCAGAGCTTCGATGTGTCGATCGGCGAGATCTTCGGCATGCTCGCCGCCGGTGCGCGCCTGGTGATCCCGAAACCGGGCGGACTCGGTGACATCGGATACCTCACCGATCTGCTCCGCGACGAGGGCATCACCTCGATGCACTTCGTCCCGTCGCTGCTGGGCCTGTTCCTGTCTCTGCCCGGCGTCAACGAGTGGCGCACCTTGCAGCGCGTGCCGATCGGAGGCGAGGCGCTGCCGGGGGAGATCGCCGACAAGTTCCGGTCCACATTCGACGCGCTGTTGCACAATTTCTACGGCCCCACCGAAACGGTTCTCAACTGCACGCGCTACAAGGTGGAGGGCAAGCAGGGCGCCCGGATCGTGCCCATCGGCACTCCGAAGATCAACACCACCATCCATCTGCTCGACGATGCGCTGCAACCTGTCCCGGTCGGGGTGATCGGCGAGATCTACATCGGCGGAACGCATGTGGCGCACGGCTACCACGACCGTCCGCGGCTGACAGCCGAACGGTTCGTCGCCGACCCGTTCAATCCCGGCGGGCGGATGTACCGGTCTGGTGACCTGGCCCGGCGCAACGCCGACGGTGACATCGAATTCGTCGGCCGCGCCGACGAGCAGGTCAAGGTCCGTGGTTTCCGCATCGAACTCGGCGAGGTCTCCGCGGCCATCTCCGTCGACCCGTCGGTGGGGCAGGCCGTGGTCGTCGTGAGCGATCTACCTTCACTGGGCAAGAGCCTGGTCGCCTACATCACGCCCGCGGCCGGCGCCGAGCGGGTGGAAGTCGACCGGATCCGGGCGCGGGTGACCGCCGCTCTGCCCGAGTACATGGTCCCGGCGGCGTTCGTCGAACTGCCCGAGATCCCGATCACCGCGCACGGCAAGATCGACCGCCGGGCGCTGCCCGAGCCGGAGATCCGCTCTGCCACTGAATTCCGTGCCCCGGAAACCGAGACCGAACACGAGATCGTCGCGCTGTTCGGCGAATTGCTCGAGCGTGACGGGGTCGGCGCGGACGATTCGTTCTTCGATCTCGGCGGTCACTCGCTGCTGGCCACCAAACTGGTCGCCGCGGTGAGGGCCCGATGTGGGGTCGAACTCGGGGTGGCCGACGTGTTCGAGAACGCCACGGTGGCGGGCTTGGCCGCACGGGTCGACGAGCTTCGGGCGTCCGGCGTCGGAGCCGGTCTACCCGCGATCGTGGCGGGCCGGCACGACGAACCATCGCAGATGTCGGCGGCCCAGCACCGGCAGTGGTTCCAGTTCCGTATCGACGGACCGAACCCGGTCAACAACGTGCCCTTCGCGGCCCGGCTCACCGGACCGTGCGATGTCGAAGCTCTGGCATCCGCGGTCGGTGACGTGGTGGCCCGGCACGAGATCCTGCGCACCACGTACCGCGAAATCGACGGTGTCCCTTATCAGGTCGTGAACCCCGCCGGACCGGTGACGGTCCGCCGTGCCGCCGGCTCCGGTGAGGACTGGTTGCAGGACGAACTCGATGCCGAGCGACGGTACTGCTTCGATCTGGAGAACGAGTGGCCGATCCGGGCTGCGATATTATCGCTCGGCTACTCAGGTGATTCCTGCTCTTCGCGTGCGCAGCATGTGCTGTCGCTGGTGGTGCACCACATCGCCGCCGATCACTGGTCGGGTGCGGTGCTGTTCACCGATCTGATGACCGCCTACCACGCCCGCAGGACCGGTGGATCTCCCGACTGGGCGCCGTTGCCGGTGCAGTATGCCGACTTCGCGGACTGGCAGGCCGAAGTACTCGCGGGGGACAGCGAGCGGATCGGTGAGCAACGCGACTACTGGACAAAGCAACTGGCCGGCCTCTCGGCCGACCCCGATGTCGAGAACGGTCTGCAGCCGGACTTCCCGCGCCCGCCGGTACCGACCGGCGAGGGCAAGGCGCTCGATTTCACCATCGATGCGGCGATCCGCGGCAAGCTCGTCGAGCTCGCCCGGGAGCTCGGCGTCACCGAGTTCATGGTGCTGCAAGCCGCGGTCGCAATCGCCCTGCACAAAGCCGGGCAGGGCACTGATATCGCGCTGGGCACGCCCGTCGCCGGCCGCACCGCACCCGAATTGGACGCCCTCATCGGGTTCTTCATCAACATCGTGGTGCTGCGCAACGACCTGTCCGGCAACCCCACTCTGCGCGAGGTGTTGCGCCGTTCGCGCGACATGGCGCTCGCGGCTTACAAGAACCAAGATCTGCCGTTCGACCGCGTGGTCGACGCGGTGAGCCCGGTGCGATCGCTCTCGCGCAACCCGCTGTTCGGCGTGGTGGTCCACGTGCGTGAAGATCTCCCGCCCGAGCAGGTCATCGACTCCGGCCCCGACGGCGAAACACGTTTCACGGCACTGGAACCCACCTTCGACGTGGCGCATGCCGACCTGTCGCTGAACTTCTTCGCCGAGGCCTCCGCGGGATACCGCGGGACCGTCATCTACCGCACCGAGCTCTACGAAGCCGCCACAGCGCAGCGTCTCGTGGGCTGGCTGCATCGCATCGTCGGGGCGTTCGCCGACGACGCCGATCAGACGGTGCGTGACATCGCAGTTGTCGACGCGGCCGAGCGCGAGCTGTTGGTCGACGACTGGAGTCGCAAGGCGGTGCCGCCGGCAGGGCTGCCGCAGACCGACGGCGCCGACCGGGTCTATGTGCTCGATGAGTGGCGACAGCCGGCGGGTATCGGAGTGGTGGGCGATATCTACTACGCCGGTGGTTCGGTCGACGAAGCAGACGGTGCCGCAGCGGGAGTCGGTGCGGACCGCTTCGCACCCAACCCGTTCGGGGACGGACGGCTGTACCGCACCGGTGACCGGGGCCGCTGGACCACAGACGGCAGGCTGGAGCCGGTCACCCGTGGCGAGCCGCGTCTGCAAGCGGCGCTGGAAGCACTCGACGGGGTTGCCGCCGCAGCGACCCGCTACTGGGAAGGTCGCGGCATCCCGACGCTCGCCGGCTATCTGGTGCTCGAGCCGGGAACCGTCGACACCGAAACAGCCCTGCACACAGCCCGGTCGGCGCTCCCGGAGGAGTTCGCCGATGCCGTGCTGACTGTCGTCGACACCATCGAACCGGCAACGCTGACCCGGCCGTCGGCGCGCGCCACGGCGCCGTCCGAGCCGCCGGCCACCCCCACCGAGGAGACGTTGGCGGCGATGCTGGTGGCTCTGCTCGGCGTCACCGACGTGGGCCGGTACGACGACTTCTTCACCCTCGGCGGCGACAGCATCCTGGCCGTGCAGCTCGCCGCACGGGCCAGGGATGCCGGTGTGGCGATGACGGCCCGCATGGTGTTCGAGCATCCGGGGCTGGCCGACCTGGCTGCCGCGGTCGATGCCGCGGGCGTCAACGGCCGAACCACCGACGTCCATCACGAGCCGATGTCCGCGTCCGGTCTCTCGCCTGACGAACTGGCCGCACTGACCGCGGGATGGGGCCAGGACCAAGGAATCTCGACATGA
- the mbtD gene encoding mycobactin polyketide synthase MbtD: MREADALPDGRTPVLLSAHAEDLIGTDAAAILRYLENRAESGAADVAATLSSTRRLRRHRAVVRAADRDELCAGLRALAQGAEHPLVTRANSGAPGSGSGARIAFVFPGQGSQWPSMGVQAYAQLPAYRAEVDRCAAEFRAAGAASPLDYLLAEPDSGAVTNDFSQVQIQGAQFVHGVALARVWRSCGVLPDLTVGHSLGEIGAAYVAESITLSAAVAVVIARATVLDRLTGPYRVAVLGITPEEALGVIADTPGWLELSVVNSRASVAVSGETDAVAAVVATVAGRGSFAKQIEMWFPAHTTALDGARGELASLLPEAAFSDSPVQFIGSATADVVEAGTGFADYWYTNLRSTVRFDRAIETAARRGAGIFVELSAHPALLFAMGDLLDDAGEPTGRPAMIVGSGRRDEPITETLSANIVSVAMADSGYRWADLSNHATVPLRNFPFAPMRAEHLWAAPQPLPPVPGLTVGVEHWEEVRLDAPPGGQRRVAVLDLAAGQGSAAVLRDALSRAISECYHTVAAAPQHADLLVVVAPVSDDTDPVAAAEALSCRIDQGLLGYAAGITTQTRDVWLVTVGGEQVGGQPQHARPEAAALAAMHRSLGYEHPDQTFRHLDLPEPTLDRATASAAVTAMLTDTEDIALRGNGSELTAWRRSMRDDTSDAMVWTADSGIFDEVVITGGAGAVGLHYARHLAERGARRIVLLSRSGIDAAQAAALAAHGTEILAPRCDLTDPEQIAATVAELAVSPASLVIHAAASATIAAANELTGAAVRDTFAAKVSGLANLASAWPMRPDARIMLCSSVSGLWGGSGHAAYSAANRLLDALGGQLREQGRQCTSVRWGLWPGDGIIDSGEVSRVERSGLRAMAPDLAVEAGLRDYPADPLVFAADAARLQTFLGAAARPGAAGAAAGALQDNTATAEAADPTGAMRIALAAVLKLDDTTGLDLGTSLLDLGVDSLLAIDLRKKLKKATGRSVPLATILGGATAAELIEHLERPEKEAFSRD; encoded by the coding sequence ATGAGGGAAGCCGACGCCTTGCCGGACGGGCGCACCCCGGTCCTGCTCAGCGCGCATGCCGAAGATCTGATCGGAACCGACGCCGCGGCCATCCTGCGTTACCTCGAGAACCGTGCCGAGTCCGGTGCGGCCGATGTCGCCGCCACACTGAGCTCGACCCGGCGTCTGCGCCGTCACCGTGCCGTGGTCCGGGCCGCTGACCGTGACGAACTCTGCGCCGGGTTGCGTGCGTTGGCACAGGGCGCCGAACATCCGTTGGTCACCCGCGCCAACAGCGGGGCCCCCGGATCGGGTTCGGGTGCCCGCATCGCGTTCGTGTTCCCGGGGCAGGGCAGCCAATGGCCGTCGATGGGCGTGCAGGCCTACGCGCAGTTGCCCGCCTATCGGGCCGAGGTCGACAGGTGCGCTGCGGAATTCCGAGCGGCCGGTGCCGCCTCGCCGTTGGATTACCTACTGGCCGAACCTGATTCCGGCGCGGTCACCAACGATTTCTCCCAGGTGCAGATCCAAGGTGCTCAGTTCGTCCACGGTGTGGCGTTGGCGCGGGTCTGGCGGTCATGCGGTGTGCTGCCAGACCTCACGGTGGGACACAGTCTCGGCGAGATCGGGGCGGCCTACGTAGCCGAGAGCATCACCCTGTCCGCGGCGGTCGCCGTGGTGATCGCCAGGGCGACCGTGCTCGACCGGTTGACCGGGCCTTACCGCGTCGCGGTGCTCGGGATCACCCCCGAGGAAGCGCTGGGCGTCATCGCCGACACCCCGGGCTGGCTTGAGTTGTCGGTGGTGAACTCCCGCGCATCGGTTGCCGTGTCAGGGGAGACTGACGCGGTGGCCGCCGTCGTCGCGACCGTGGCCGGACGAGGATCGTTCGCCAAACAGATCGAGATGTGGTTCCCGGCGCACACGACTGCGCTGGACGGCGCGCGCGGTGAACTCGCATCACTTCTGCCCGAAGCGGCTTTCAGTGACTCACCGGTGCAGTTCATCGGTTCGGCGACCGCCGACGTGGTCGAGGCGGGAACCGGATTCGCCGACTACTGGTACACCAACCTGCGCAGCACCGTGCGCTTCGACCGGGCCATCGAGACGGCGGCGCGGCGCGGAGCCGGGATCTTCGTCGAACTGTCGGCCCATCCGGCGCTACTGTTCGCGATGGGGGACCTGCTCGACGATGCGGGCGAACCCACGGGAAGGCCTGCGATGATCGTGGGCTCGGGCCGGCGCGACGAACCGATCACCGAAACGCTCAGTGCCAACATCGTCTCGGTCGCGATGGCCGATAGTGGCTACCGCTGGGCGGATCTCTCGAACCATGCCACGGTCCCGCTGCGCAACTTCCCGTTCGCGCCGATGCGCGCCGAACATCTCTGGGCCGCCCCACAACCGCTGCCGCCGGTCCCCGGACTGACGGTGGGAGTGGAGCACTGGGAGGAAGTGCGTCTCGATGCACCACCCGGTGGGCAGCGTCGCGTCGCGGTGCTGGATCTGGCGGCAGGCCAGGGATCAGCGGCGGTATTGCGGGATGCCCTCAGCCGCGCGATCAGCGAGTGTTACCACACAGTGGCTGCCGCACCCCAACACGCCGATCTGCTGGTCGTGGTGGCACCGGTGTCCGATGACACCGACCCGGTCGCTGCCGCAGAAGCCCTGAGCTGTCGGATAGACCAGGGATTACTCGGGTATGCCGCGGGGATCACGACGCAGACCCGCGACGTGTGGCTCGTCACCGTCGGCGGTGAACAGGTCGGTGGCCAACCACAACACGCCCGGCCAGAGGCAGCAGCGCTGGCCGCGATGCACCGCAGTCTGGGCTATGAACACCCCGACCAGACATTCCGTCACCTGGACCTGCCGGAACCGACCCTCGACCGGGCTACCGCTTCAGCGGCAGTCACCGCCATGCTGACCGACACCGAGGACATCGCCCTGCGCGGCAACGGCTCCGAACTGACCGCGTGGCGACGGTCGATGCGCGACGACACCTCCGATGCCATGGTTTGGACGGCGGATTCGGGAATCTTCGACGAGGTGGTCATCACCGGTGGCGCAGGCGCGGTGGGGCTGCACTATGCCCGTCACCTCGCCGAGCGGGGCGCCCGGCGCATCGTGCTGCTCAGCCGCAGCGGTATCGACGCCGCGCAGGCGGCCGCACTGGCCGCCCACGGTACCGAGATTCTCGCGCCACGGTGTGATCTCACCGACCCCGAACAGATCGCCGCGACGGTCGCCGAGTTGGCGGTCAGCCCGGCATCGTTGGTGATTCACGCGGCCGCCTCCGCCACCATCGCGGCGGCCAACGAACTGACGGGCGCCGCGGTACGGGATACCTTCGCCGCCAAGGTGAGTGGACTGGCCAACCTGGCGTCGGCGTGGCCGATGCGCCCGGATGCCCGAATCATGTTGTGCTCGTCGGTGTCCGGACTGTGGGGTGGAAGCGGTCATGCCGCCTACTCAGCGGCCAACCGCCTACTCGATGCGCTCGGCGGGCAGCTGCGCGAACAGGGCAGGCAGTGCACCTCGGTGCGCTGGGGACTGTGGCCGGGGGACGGAATCATCGATTCCGGTGAGGTCAGCCGGGTCGAGCGCTCCGGGCTACGGGCCATGGCGCCCGACCTGGCGGTGGAGGCCGGGCTGCGCGACTATCCGGCCGATCCGCTGGTGTTCGCCGCCGACGCGGCGCGGCTGCAGACCTTCCTCGGGGCAGCCGCTCGTCCCGGTGCGGCCGGTGCCGCTGCGGGTGCACTGCAGGACAACACCGCCACCGCTGAAGCCGCCGATCCCACCGGCGCGATGCGGATCGCCTTGGCGGCAGTGCTGAAGCTGGACGACACCACCGGGCTGGATCTGGGGACGTCGCTGCTGGATCTCGGCGTCGACTCGCTGTTGGCGATCGACCTGCGCAAGAAGCTGAAGAAGGCAACTGGCCGGTCAGTGCCACTTGCCACCATTCTCGGCGGCGCCACTGCCGCCGAGCTGATCGAGCATTTGGAAAGACCTGAGAAGGAAGCATTTTCGCGTGACTGA
- a CDS encoding polyketide synthase yields MSSSRRPPGSENADPVVIVGMALEAPGGIDTADDYWSLLAEQREALGRFPTDRGWAVRDLFEGSRRDGFKRIHDLGGFLSSAASFDPAFFGISPREAVAMDPQQRIGLRIAWRALENGGINPDDLAGHDVGCYIGASGLEYGPPLSEFSHHSGHLITGTSLGVISGRIAYTLDLCGPALTIDTSCSSALTAFHTAVAAVRAGDCDMALTGGVCVMGTPGYFVEFSKQHALSDDGHCRPYSAHASGTVWAEGAAMFVLQRKSAAVRDGRRILAEIRATAVNQDGRTTGLTAPSGAAQQRLFAKAIEQAAVRPEDVGMIEGHGTGTRLGDRTELRSLAQTYGATAPGTGALLGSVKSNLGHSQAAAGGLGLAKVILAAEHAAIPATLHVDEASREIDWDSQGLRLATKLTHWPAVNGQRIGAVSAFGMSGTNAHAIVSVPEPPEAVA; encoded by the coding sequence ATGAGCTCTAGCCGCCGGCCTCCAGGGTCCGAGAACGCTGATCCGGTGGTGATCGTCGGGATGGCGCTGGAGGCTCCCGGTGGGATCGACACTGCTGACGACTATTGGTCGCTGCTGGCCGAGCAGCGCGAAGCGCTCGGCCGATTTCCCACCGACCGGGGCTGGGCGGTGCGCGACCTGTTCGAGGGATCTCGTCGGGACGGTTTCAAACGCATTCACGACCTCGGTGGATTTCTCTCCAGCGCAGCATCTTTCGATCCTGCCTTCTTCGGCATCTCACCGCGCGAGGCCGTGGCGATGGATCCGCAGCAGCGCATCGGGCTCCGCATCGCGTGGCGCGCACTGGAGAACGGCGGCATCAACCCCGACGACCTGGCGGGCCACGACGTGGGCTGCTACATCGGGGCATCGGGCCTGGAGTACGGTCCACCGTTGTCCGAATTCTCCCACCACAGCGGGCATCTGATCACCGGCACTTCGCTCGGTGTGATCTCCGGGCGCATCGCCTACACCCTGGACCTCTGCGGCCCGGCACTGACCATCGACACCTCGTGCTCGTCGGCGCTGACCGCGTTCCACACCGCCGTCGCCGCGGTCCGGGCCGGGGACTGCGACATGGCCTTGACCGGCGGAGTCTGCGTGATGGGCACACCCGGGTACTTCGTCGAGTTCTCCAAACAGCACGCCCTGTCCGACGACGGGCACTGCAGGCCGTACAGCGCGCATGCCAGTGGCACGGTGTGGGCCGAAGGGGCGGCAATGTTCGTATTGCAGCGCAAGTCGGCAGCTGTCCGGGACGGTCGGCGCATCCTCGCAGAGATCCGCGCGACCGCGGTCAACCAGGACGGCCGGACCACTGGTCTGACGGCGCCCAGCGGCGCCGCCCAGCAGCGGTTGTTCGCAAAAGCGATCGAGCAGGCCGCCGTCCGACCAGAGGACGTCGGCATGATCGAGGGCCACGGCACCGGAACGCGCCTCGGCGATCGCACCGAATTACGTTCGCTGGCACAGACATACGGAGCAACAGCACCAGGAACCGGCGCTCTGTTGGGGTCGGTGAAGTCCAACCTCGGGCACTCTCAGGCCGCCGCCGGCGGGCTCGGACTGGCGAAGGTGATCCTCGCTGCCGAGCATGCGGCCATCCCCGCCACCCTGCACGTCGATGAGGCCAGCCGGGAAATCGACTGGGACAGCCAGGGATTGCGGCTGGCCACGAAACTGACCCATTGGCCCGCCGTCAACGGCCAGCGGATCGGTGCGGTGTCGGCTTTCGGGATGAGCGGCACGAACGCCCACGCCATCGTCTCTGTACCCGAGCCTCCCGAGGCCGTCGCATGA